From a single Drosophila sulfurigaster albostrigata strain 15112-1811.04 chromosome 3, ASM2355843v2, whole genome shotgun sequence genomic region:
- the LOC133843780 gene encoding histone H3-like centromeric protein cid, which produces MESNSLQSEEESILPQSFSMLDLSNTNQDTSRDVETTREVLADVTPRQSRRKQTLPTRRGANLNREIRRLQRTTSFMIPRMCFARLVREILFEETNTDWRMSTAALEALQTATEMYITQRMEDAFLLTLHRGRVTLDLRDLRLVNFMLNRHGEL; this is translated from the coding sequence ATGGAGTCGAATTCATTGCAATCAGAGGAGGAATCTATCCTGCCCCAAAGCTTTAGCATGTTGGATTTAAGTAACACAAATCAAGACACTTCTCGCGATGTAGAGACAACACGTGAGGTTCTTGCTGATGTAACCCCCCGACAAAGTCGACGCAAGCAAACACTTCCCACGCGACGTGGTGCAAATTTAAATAGGGAGATTCGCCGCTTGCAAAGGACAACATCATTTATGATACCTCGTATGTGCTTTGCCCGTCTCGTGCGGGAAATTTTATTCGAAGAAACCAATACGGACTGGCGCATGAGCACAGCTGCTTTGGAAGCACTGCAAACCGCAACAGAAATGTACATAACACAACGCATGGAAGATGCCTTTTTGTTGACCCTGCATCGGGGACGTGTAACACTCGATCTGCGCGACCTAAGGCTGGTTAACTTTATGCTGAACAGGCATGGCGAATTGTAA
- the LOC133843584 gene encoding elongator complex protein 4 yields MMSFRKRTVQKPIRGTRTSPHTAQVITSSGNPSLDEILGGGLPIGSICLIEEDRFMTHAKVLAKYFLAEGVESNQEIFLGSLDDLPAEVLRRLPKPLTDEEVEQDLRQDQQANKQPADKNGLRIAFRYNDLPLVNSEQTTAKIGHHFNLMEHMDSLMLYFTKITVWDDSHKELESKEDDPSYKVSDVVVHNDDLINSSKSLDSEPLPPPVDGIADVLPPAPAAVQVPAEADSDITAVNNNNNNNNNNVAMNSSTAYNTISSTTITPTSTTATTTATTTSPEAQPPSVESQFFYNPRYGRLLNKLKQLLQDEGCVSGMSGQKNLYRICLTSLGSPLWYDDNFASDLLKFLTVLRACVRNCTSVCFITMPMHLIAKYDTSLVPKIRQLVDYAIELESFAGSDRETHPAFKEYSGLLHLHKMTALNTLAVHMPETTDLAFKLRRKKFVIEKMHLPPDLQEISEKTAAGDILGTPNCSSGVSINSNISMDF; encoded by the exons ATGATGAGTTTTCGCAAACGGACCGTGCAAAAGCCAATCCGGGGCACCCGCACTAGCCCCCACACCGCACAGGTGATAACATCAAGCGGCAATCCGTCGCTTGACGAAATTTTAGGCGGCGGTCTGCCGATCGGTTCGATATGCCTGATTG AGGAGGATCGCTTTATGACGCACGCCAAGGTGCTGGCCAAATACTTCCTGGCCGAAGGCGTCGAGTCCAACCAGGAGATATTCCTCGGCAGTCTGGACGATTTGCCAGCGGAAGTGTTGCGTCGTCTGCCCAAACCGCTGACCGATGAGGAAGTAGAGCAGGATCTGCGTCAGGATCAGCAGGCGAATAAGCAGCCAGCGGATAAGAATGGACTGCGCATTGCGTTCAGGTACAATGATTTGCCGCTCGTCAATTCGGAGCAGACTACGGCGAAGATTGGTCATCACTTCAATTTGATGGAGCACATGGATTCGCTGATGCTCTACTTTACGAAAATCACCGTGTGGGATGACAGCCACAAGGAGCTGGAGTCCAAGGAGGATGATCCTAGCTACAAGGTTTCGGACGTTGTTGTGCACAACGATGATCTGATCAACTCCAGCAAATCGTTGGATAGCGAGCCACTGCCACCGCCCGTTGATGGCATTGCCGATGTATTGCCACCTGCGCCTGCGGCAGTTCAAGTGCCAGCTGAAGCCGATAGCGACATCACTGccgttaacaacaacaacaataataataacaataacgtTGCAATGAACAGCAGCACTGCCTATAATACAATCAGCAGCACCACGATAACACCAACAAGCACAACCGCAACCACAACTGCAACAACCACGTCGCCGGAAGCACAGCCCCCGTCGGTGGAATCACAATTCTTTTATAATCCCCGTTACGGGCGCCTCCTCAACAAGCTGAAGCAGCTGCTTCAGGACGAGGGCTGTGTCTCGGGCATGAGTGGTCAGAAGAATTTATACCGTATCTGCCTCACCTCGTTGGGTTCCCCCCTGTGGTATGACGATAACTTTGCATCTGACTTGCTCAAGTTCCTTACCGTCCTTCGCGCCTGTGTGCGCAACTGCACCTCTGTCTGCTTCATCACGATGCCCATGCATCTGATAGCCAAATAC GATACCAGCCTGGTGCCTAAGATACGTCAATTGGTGGACTATGCCATTGAGCTGGAATCGTTTGCCGGCTCGGACCGCGAAACGCATCCAGCCTTCAAGGAGTACAGCGGCTTGCTGCATCTGCACAAGATGACCGCCCTTAATACGCTGGCCGTGCACATGCCGGAGACCACGGATCTGGCATTTAAGCTGCGCCGCAAGAAGTTTGTCATTGAGAAAATGCATCTGCCGCCTG ATCTACAAGAGATATCGGAGAAGACAGCAGCTGGTGATATTTTGGGGACACCGAATTGCAGCTCTGGTGTGTCCATTAATTCCAATATATCGATGGATTTCTAG